The Pelmatolapia mariae isolate MD_Pm_ZW linkage group LG10_11, Pm_UMD_F_2, whole genome shotgun sequence genome includes a region encoding these proteins:
- the LOC134636639 gene encoding olfactory receptor 8G17-like, with protein sequence MQNTYNIFTIQLEGLNVPQEATYPMFLFLFFSYLFLIVANVGIAVLVFVDKNLHQPMYILFCNLSINDLFGNSIMIPRLLVDMLRPPSERLISYYECVVQAFTTHMFSTTAHTVLMIMAFDRYVAICNPLRYAAVMTNKMLMKLTVSAWGVAFVLVGILLGLTLRLGRCRTLIKSSYCDNAALFNLSCEDVFINNVYGLTFTVLLFTGSIGCMVLTYTKITVVCLTTKNKSLNNKALKTCSTHLVVYLIFLFSGMSIITLHRFPEYSESRKIVAVLYHIIPGSLNPIIYGMQSKEIKKFVSKIKLKKVLPLY encoded by the coding sequence ATGCAAAATACATACAACATCTTCACAATACAGCTGGAGGGTTTAAATGTCCCACAGGAAGCCACATACcctatgtttctttttctttttttctcctactTGTTTCTAATTGTTGCAAATGTGGGCAttgctgttttggtttttgttgacAAGAATCTTCACCAGCCCATGTATATCCTTTTTTGTAATCTGTCCATTAATGATTTATTTGGAAACTCTATCATGATCCCTCGTTTGCTTGTAGACATGTTGAGGCCTCCGTCTGAGCGCCTCATCAGTTATTATGAATGTGTGGTCCAAGCTTTCACCACACATATGTTTAGTACCACAGCTCACACAGTGCTTATGATAATGGCCTTTGACAGATATGTAGCCATCTGTAATCCTCTGCGTTATGCTGCAGTAATGACAAATAAGATGTTGATGAAGCTGACAGTTTCTGCCTGGGGGGTGGCCTTTGTTTTGGTTGGGATTCTGCTCGGTCTGACCTTGAGACTGGGCCGATGCAGAACTCTGATCAAAAGCTCCTATTGTGACAATGCTGCACTGTTTAACCTGTCCTGTGAGGATGTGTTCATTAACAATGTCTATGGCCTCACTTTCACGGTGCTTTTGTTCACAGGTTCTATCGGTTGCATGGTTCTTACCTATACTAAGATTACTGTGGTGTGTCTAACCACTAAGAACAAGTCCTTGAACAATAAAGCCTTGAAGACCTGCAGCACTCACTTGGTTGTATATCTGATTTTTTTGTTCAGTGGTATGTCCATAATCACTCTGCATCGCTTTCCTGAGTACTCAGAGAGCAGAAAAATTGTTGCTGTTCTGTATCACATCATCCCTGGAAGCCTCAATCCCATCATTTATGGTATGCAATCCAAAGAGATAAAAAAATTTGTATCAAAAATTAAGTTAAAGAAGGTTTTGCCATTATATTAA
- the LOC134637664 gene encoding olfactory receptor 8G17-like, which yields MLENYTYNSFTLQLEGFNISKESTYPMFLLLLFFYLFIMVANMSIAILVFMDKNLHQPMYLLFCNLPFNDILGNSIMVPRLLVDMLKPPSERFISYYECVVQAFTSHMFGAMSHTVLMIMAFDRYVAICNPLRYASIMTNKMVIKLTVFAWGVAFVLVGILLGLTVRLSRCRTLITNPYCDNASLFKLSCENVFINNVYGLTFTVVLFTGSIGSIVLTYASITIVCLTSKNKSLNSKALKTCSTHLVVYLIMLLSGMSLIALHRFPQYSEYRKICSILFHILPGSLNPIIYGVQSQEIQRFLSKLVENCAIKITNIICT from the coding sequence ATGTTGGAGAACTATACCTACAATAGCTTCACTCTGCAGCTGGAGGGGTTTAACATTTCAAAGGAATCCACATACCCAATGTTTCTCCTTTTGTTGTTCTTCTACCTGTTTATAATGGTAGCAAATATGAGCATTGCTATTTTAGTTTTCATGGACAAGAACCTTCACCAGCCTATGTATCTGCTTTTTTGCAACCTGCCTTTTAATGATATTCTTGGAAACTCTATCATGGTACCTCGATTGTTGGTAGACATGTTGAAGCCTCCATCTGAACGCTTTATCAGTTATTATGAATGTGTGGTGCAAGCTTTTACATCACATATGTTTGGTGCTATGAGTCACACTGTGCTCATGATTATGGCCTTTGACAGATATGTGGCCATCTGTAATCCTCTGCGATATGCTTCCATAATGACCAACAAAATGGTGATCAAGCTGACGGTTTTTGCCTGGGGAGTGGCCTTTGTTTTGGTCGGGATTCTGCTCGGACTGACTGTACGACTGAGTCGATGCAGGACTTTGATTACAAACCCTTACTGTGACAATGCCTCTCTTTTTAAGCTTTCCTGTGAGAATGTGTTCATTAACAATGTCTATGGGCTCACCTTCACTGTGGTCCTGTTTACAGGTTCTATAGGCAGCATTGTTCTCACATATGCTAGTATAACAATTGTCTGTCTAACCAGTAAGAACAAGTCTTTGAACAGTAAAGCATTGAAGACCTGCAGCACCCACCTGGTTGTTTACTTGATTATGCTGTTGAGTGGAATGTCCCTCATTGCTCTGCATCGCTTTCCACAGTACTCAGAATACAGGAAAATTTGTTCcattttgtttcatattttacCTGGAAGCCTCAATCCCATTATTTATGGTGTGCAGTCCCAAGAGATCCAAAGGTTCTTGTCAAAGTTGGTAGAAAATTGTGCcattaaaataacaaacattATTTGTACATAA
- the LOC134636669 gene encoding olfactory receptor 8G17-like encodes MMENYTYNSYTLQLEGLNTLKDSLYPAFLFLFFSYLFIMIINVGITILIFMNKNLHQPMYLLYCNLPLNDILANSIVVPRLLIDLTRPPSERLISYYQCVVQAYIAHLVGTTSHTVLMIMAYDRYVAICNPLRYASIMSNKMVIKLTVCAWGVAFVLVGILLGLTIRLSRCRTLITNPYCDNASLFKLSCESVVINNIYGITFTVAVYVGSIGAIVLSYTNIAVVCLTSKNKSLNSKALKTCSTHLVVYLIMTFSGMTLITLHRFPEYSEYRKLSALLFRIVPGSLNPIIYGVQSKDLQKALLKFCVSKKVLAS; translated from the coding sequence ATGATGGAGAACTACACCTACAACAGCTACACCCTCCAGTTAGAGGGCTTAAACACTTTAAAGGATTCTCTCTACCCCgcctttcttttcttgtttttctcctACCTGTTTATAATGATTATAAATGTGGGCATTActattttgattttcatgaacaaGAATCTTCACCAGCCCATGTATCTCCTTTATTGCAACTTGCCATTGAATGATATTCTTGCAAACTCTATTGTGGTGCCCCGTTTGCTTATAGACCTTACGAGACCTCCATCTGAGCGCCTCATCAGTTATTATCAGTGTGTTGTTCAGGCCTACATTGCGCACTTGGTTGGAACCACAAGTCACACTGTTCTCATGATTATGGCCTATGACAGATATGTGGCCATTTGTAATCCTCTGCGATATGCTTCCATAATGAGCAACAAAATGGTGATCAAGCTGACAGTTTGTGCCTGGGGAGTGGCCTTTGTTTTGGTCGGGATTCTTCTAGGTCTGACCATACGACTGAGTCGATGCAGGACTTTGATCACAAACCCCTACTGTGACAATGCCTCATTGTTTAAACTGTCCTGTGAAAGTGTGGTCATTAACAACATCTATGGTATCACTTTCACTGTGGCTGTTTATGTGGGCTCTATAGGGGCAATAGTTCTTTCCTATACAAACATTGCAGTGGTTTGTCTGACCAGTAAGAACAAGTCTTTGAACAGTAAAGCGCTGAAGACCTGCAGCACTCATCTGGTTGTTTATCTGATTATGACATTTAGTGGAATGACACTCATTACTCTGCATCGCTTCCCTGAGTACTCAGAGTACAGAAAACTCTCTGCTCTTCTGTTTCGTATTGTTCCAGGCAGTCTGAACCCCATTATTTATGGTGTGCAGTCCAAAGACCTACAAAAAGCCCTTTTGAAGTTTTGCGTATCCAAGAAGGTTTTGGCATCATAA
- the LOC134637660 gene encoding LOW QUALITY PROTEIN: olfactory receptor 56A1-like (The sequence of the model RefSeq protein was modified relative to this genomic sequence to represent the inferred CDS: substituted 1 base at 1 genomic stop codon): MAALVGGQGSDDSLEVAPMADHSSRGGETLVNANKRQVRQPPVWEDFWVVTPSATQNIREHRLDRYVAICNPLRYASIMTNKMVIKLTVFAWGVAFVLVGILLGLTIXLSRCRTLITNPYCDNASLFKLSCENVFINNVYGLTFTVVLFTGSVGSIVLTYASITIVCLTSRNKSLNSKASKTCSTHLVVYLIMLLSGMIVIMLHRFPQYSDYRKLCSILFHVIPGSLNPIIYGVQSQEMQKLFAKLLQKKTVPLK, translated from the exons ATGGCAGCTCTGGTGGGCGGCCAGGGATCTGATGACAGCCTCGAAGTAGCTCCAATGGCTGACCACAGCTCCAGGGGCGGCGAAACT CTGGTGAACGCTAACAAGCGGCAGGTGCGGCAACCTCCGGTGTGGGAAGACTTCTGGGTCGTAACCCCCTCAGCGACCCAAAACATCCGGGAGCAC cgcctcgaCAGATATGTGGCCATTTGTAATCCTCTGCGATATGCTTCCATAATGACCAACAAAATGGTGATCAAGCTGACGGTTTTTGCCTGGGGAGTGGCCTTTGTTTTGGTCGGGATTCTGCTCGGACTGACTATATGACTGAGTCGATGCAGGACTTTGATTACAAACCCTTACTGTGACAATGCCTCTCTTTTTAAGCTTTCCTGTGAGAATGTGTTCATTAATAATGTCTATGGGCTCACCTTCACTGTGGTCCTGTTTACAGGTTCTGTAGGCAGCATTGTTCTCACATATGCTAGTATAACAATTGTCTGTCTAACCAGTAGGAACAAGTCTTTGAACAGTAAAGCATCGAAGACCTGCAGCACCCACCTGGTTGTTTACTTGATTATGCTGTTGAGTGGAATGATTGTCATTATGTTGCATCGCTTTCCACAGTACTCAGATTACAGAAAACTTTGTTCCATTTTGTTTCACGTCATCCCTGGAAGCCTCAACCCCATTATTTATGGTGTGCAGTCCCAAGAGATGCAAAAATTATTTGCAAAGTTACTACAGAAGAAAACTGTGCCATTAAAATAA